The nucleotide window CCCCGCTGCACCAGCCGTGGGGTGTCGGCCGACGGCGCGTAATGCGGGTTCGCCGCATTCTCCGAGGCCGCGACATCGGGGCCATGATCCGTCTCGAGACCGGCACGCGCGAACGCGGCGAGAATGCGCGCCTGCAGTTCATGCTCGGCGGCCGGCGTGCCGGCGGCCACCATCGCGCCGGCATGATCGATCGTGTCGCGCGCAATGGCCGCGATGTGCGCCGCCGCGCGCTCGTGCGAGGCGCGCTGGGCCGGTGTCCACGTGGCGTACACCTGCGAGACCAGGTCGCCCGACGTCACGACCGTCGCGCCCGCCGCGCGCACCATCTCGAGCACACCGGCCGGCACGCGATCCAGATACGGGATCGCATCGCCCGGCGAGTACTCCATCGCGACGCGCTTGCCCGCGACGAGCGACGCCACTTCGGCCTCGAGGGCGCGCCAGCCGCTGTACACGCGCAGCGGCCACGCCTTGGGCCACCTGGCCCACGGACCGGGCTCGATCGCGTGCTGAATGCCGATCGGCAGCCCTTCGCGCGGAATCAGCGCAAAGACGCGACGGGAGCAGAGTCCTTCAAAGCCGAGGAGGCCGGCGGCGATCGCATTCGTCCCACGGAAATCGTACAGCAGCCAGCCGTCGAGATCGGCGGCGGTGAGCAGCTGCTGCAGGCGCGGCAGCATCTCGGGCGTCAGCATCGGGGAAGCATCGAAGGGTGGGCACCGCTCGCCGCGCGCGCGCACGATGGCGCGCGGCGTTCAGACAATCAGCGACGTGGTCAGCGGCGTCGCCAGTCCGTGCGCCACTGACAGCGCGCATCACCGCGCGCGCGGCACATCACGTGCTCAACGGCGCCGTCGGCATCGGCCAGCTGCTGGAGCGCCTCGCGGAAGGCCGCTTCGTACAAGCCGCACCCCACGCCCCGCGGGCCGGAGTCGGCCGACACGGGCGCCGCGACCTCGAGCAGCAGCGTGCTCCCCTGCCGCACGAGCGTGCCGTCGAGATGGCGACGCGCGAGCCCCTTGAGCACGCTGAGCGCGATGGGTCGCGCCATGAGCGACGGCAGGGTGCGGGCCGCGCCGCGGCGCACGCCGCTCACGCCGTCGATCAGGGCCCGGGCCCAGCGGCGGCCGGCTTCACGGAACGCGAGGTCGGCATCGGGCCGGCGGCCGATCAGCCGGGCCAGAGCCAGCACTTCGTCGTAGCCAATGCGCTGACGGGCCCGCACCGCGTCGGCGTAGCGGCGGATCTGCTGCAGGACGGTTTCGCTCAGGCCGAGCCGCTTGTTACGGAGCTCATGCACGAAATCGGCATCGAGCTCAGCCGCAGGAGTGTCGATCGCCTTGACCGCCTCGAGCAGGGCCAGCGGCAGCCTGGCATCAACGGGCCGCCCGGAGAGGGCAAGCTGGAAATCGGCAGGGGGCGTGGCGCGGGCGAACCGGCCGTCAGTGGTGATGGACACAGCGGAGCGAAGCTAACGTGTTCCCGGTCACGCCTTCAAGCGGACACGGGGGAACATTCTGGCCGATTTTCGTGGCGCGCACGCCTTGCGTTGGCGGGCCGATTGCGCCAGCGTGTCCTGCCGATGGACCATTCTGTCCGCCTCGAGAGCTCCCTGCCATCTGCCGCGTGCGCCGCGGTGCGTGAGCGGCTCGACGCCTACGTCGACGACGAACTCGTGGCCGACGCGGGGGTCGATGTCGCGCACAGCGGATCGGTGCGCACCGCGTTCGGCCCCAGTCAGATCATCGACCATCTGGTCCTGTGCCCGCCCTGCCGCGTGCTCGCGCA belongs to Gemmatimonadaceae bacterium and includes:
- a CDS encoding M24 family metallopeptidase, coding for MLTPEMLPRLQQLLTAADLDGWLLYDFRGTNAIAAGLLGFEGLCSRRVFALIPREGLPIGIQHAIEPGPWARWPKAWPLRVYSGWRALEAEVASLVAGKRVAMEYSPGDAIPYLDRVPAGVLEMVRAAGATVVTSGDLVSQVYATWTPAQRASHERAAAHIAAIARDTIDHAGAMVAAGTPAAEHELQARILAAFARAGLETDHGPDVAASENAANPHYAPSADTPRLVQRGDVLLVDLWAKEPNGVYADQTWMGSLGTPSDHVVQVWEAVRDARDAALTLLRDRIAAGQLVRGGEADDAARAVIEARGFGPHFWHRTGHSIDSRELHGSGPQIDNLESRDDRVLIPGVGFSIEPGVYLPGQFGVRSEVNAFVGDDALLVTPGVAQRDLFIV